From the genome of Papaver somniferum cultivar HN1 unplaced genomic scaffold, ASM357369v1 unplaced-scaffold_21, whole genome shotgun sequence:
agcctgaaacaagtcacaggagaagataaatcttttaccgggatgaatgtccctgtttctagcgccagattatgaacacgcagatcaaagtcatctgagtattcacaaacaatgcgcgcagactcatgacaatacaataaataggctgcgcctgaagggaacggattggttatgtcgaatccttgactcagagttctaatactcttcctcgtctcatcaactacaaccaTTGTCTTTatctcatacaataagataaataatggacgaagtataaaatgtacgaacatgatatgctaTAAGTAACGAATTGAATAAATAAAGTATAGAGGTATGAACATAGACAATATAAGCCTTATTGATTCTCACTCAGATCCCTGTTTCcgggattgggtttttcattatatggtggggattaccgaaatagtcgaatgattttgagactaatataagcctgcgtagcaggaggaacctcaCTGACACTCTCtatttctctgtctctctcctattctcttctcaatgtttCTCCCTTTTTGTCctcccctcttcacttgggagcgaggggtatttatagggcggttacatggggtccacttctgaagcccgtcataaccttatcctcttgtgtcttgtgccgcttacgcagaggtcttcgtgttcttggtcttctctgcgtgTTTCGTCTGAATATTCAGTGTTATTCGCTTCCTCCACAGGATGACTGATacatatgctgtttgagggtatttaatgcaggtagttgagatgtctgtccgcggtagacagttgtcctctgcccttgtcttgtctgcgtcagtctgactatccccagccgtagatcttagatctttcagGGGATATGATAAAGTGAATCTCGGGTTATCCTTCAGTACTTCGCAATGTTTTAGTGTTTCCGCcttcctcgatcctctaccgttggatctggtgggcgACGACGCTATCTTGATAAGGCGCGCCTCTTgactgtccacgtgtgatatcatatcttgatgttctcagccgcatgtcctccacgtgtatcTTTGTGGTTCTAGTTGCACTCAAAATCTTCAATGAAGATCTTGTTCTTATATTTAATTCAGTAGCTTCCAAAAGGCCATTTATGGGAAACCAATTAGATCTAAATTGTGATATATTTATATCTTATAAaagtttgtagcttctcttctcaTTCAACACGCCACACAACGCGTATCTCCAAGTCCTTTTTGATTATGAATCTGCAAAGTTGATATGTGACAGACGCGTGGTCAAGCTAGAGGAGGCTCTGGCGTCTAGGTACGTAATCTTAtgatcattttcatcttcatatatatatatatataagacgcATATACCAATTACTACCTCCGTCTCTAATCTGGAGTAGTTTAATCTGGAGTtgtccttttttattttttaaagtaaaaagaattattaattAAATAAAAGAGCATATCATGACGTCTCCATCTCCACTATGCAATAGATTATTCATTATGGTAATCATTATTGGCTCAGCTGAGTTCTAGGTTCGGATTATCGATCGGGTATGGATATTTGATAAAAACAACTCCACCTAACATTATTCTCCTACGAGTTCTCATTTTCtatccaaaatcaaaatcatcaagAAATCCTTATGATTGCCAGATAATCATGTTTTCCAATCCAAAAGTACCTACAACTACTCTCTTAATCACTTGTAGTATTTCCCTACTCCTATTCTTCTTCTCCCCATGTTTACCAAATTACACTactcatcatcaccactacctcTACACTTCACTCTCAGACAATTCATCCATTTCAAACAACCTTCAAATCCTAACTACTAGGCCTCACATAGCCGGTTCATTACACAACGCCGATGCCGCTGCTTACGTTCTCTCCACTTTCAATTCCTATTCCCCTTGCATGAATTCCCACATCGCATCTTACCACGTGTCCTTAACGTACCCTTCATCACGTACACTGACGTTGATACGTCCACATCCGGAGCCACCAAGCGGTTTCAATCTTACTCAAGAGAACTACTCCAATAACCCCTATGCTCACGAGGTGGGACCAACGTTCCACGCATACGCTAAGTCAGGTACGGCTGTTGGACGCGTCGTCTATGCAAATTACGGGAGTGTCGGGGATTTCAAAACGCTCAGACAGATGGGCGTGAACGTGTCGGGTACGGTTGTGTTGGCAAGGTACGGAAAGATTTACCGTGGGGATATTATAAGCAACGCTTGCGAAGAAGGAGCACTGGGTGTTTTGCTGTATACGGATAGGACAGATTACGGTGGTCCGGAGAGTTTTCCTGATGACAAGTGGATGCCACCAAGTGGGGTCCAAGTTGGTACAGTATACAGAGGGGCAGGTGATCCATCAACACCAGGATGGGCTAGTACAGATTCTGCTTGTGAGAGATTATCGACGGATGAGATTGAACGAAGAGGTGAAGTTCCTTCGATTCCATCTTTACCAATATCATCCGATGACGGTGAGTTCATTCTGAGCGCAATGGGTGGAAAAGTGGCCAAGGATGATTGGCAAGGTGATTCTAATGCTCCTATTTATAGAATTGGTCCTGGCCCTGGGATTCTAAACCTCACTTACCAGGTAAGTAAATAACCACTTTATTCGTGATGGTTTTTGGTAGCAGCGTACAGCTTTGTAATCGTAAGAAGAATATATCACCGAACTATTTCagacttacaccatgtttgtttactcctgactcatctgagtcgtctggatctgaatcatctggatctgagtgaaatcacctgactcatctggatctgagtcgatatgtttgttttgagtcagatctgactcggaaataagtgagtcagtggtttggtcacatgagtcaggggtattttgttacctgactcaaatgagtccgagtcaggggttatgtctgagtcagaggtcgagtcagatctgactcaaaatggaaaacaaacggtctgactgctgactcggtccgagtcagggattgactcagattcagacgccgagtcagctgcaaacaaacaagttcttactGTGATTTTATCAGTTTTATAAGGAAGTTGATGCCGAAATTGTGAGATAATGTGTGGATAATCATATTAAAAGATCCTCCCAATTAATAATAAGATATCACTTGTATTTATTTATGAAGGCAGGGTTCGCTGGAACTACTGACATCAAATATAAGAACCAACGTAGTCACCTTTTTCAAAGGTTGGGTTTGATTTCTTTCTGTTATATGGCAGGGAAATTATGTTATAAGCAAAATAGAGAATGTAATTGGTGTCATTGAAGGAGTTGAAGAGCCCGATAGGTAACGCGTAACGAACTTCATGTTCATTATCTGTACTTCTTTTTATTCGGAATGATGCCTTTCCGTGTCCACTACTACTGTACATGAGTTCAATTTGACATACTAGAAATGGTATCATCAACTTATAGAAACAATGTGTAATATATGTACATTTTCATGAATTTCAGTGATTTTTGTGCGACTTACTTGCAGATTTGTGATTTTGGGTAATAACCGAGATGCATGGACGTTCGGGGGAGTCGATCCTAACAGTGGAACTGCAGTATTACTAGATGTAATTTTTGATTCAGCATTGATGAGTTTGCTTGTAAGCTGTAACTTTATTAAGGACTTGGAAACACGTACAGATTGCTCGAAGACTTGGTAAATTGCAAAAGAATGGATGGAGACCAAGGCGAACAATTATGTTGTGCAATTGGGATGCTGAGGAGTATGGCTTGGTCTGTCACTCTAACGATCTCCAACTTTGATTTTAACAAATGTTTCTTCAACTTTTCGCATGCATAATGTTCTTGTTGCAGATAGGTTCGACTGAATGGGTTGAAGAGAACAGGGAAATGCTAGCATCAAGAGCTGTTGCATACTTGAACATTGGCACTGCTGTCTCTGGACCAGGATTTCATGTTTCTACCACTCCTCAGCTTGATGGACTACTTAAACAAGTTGCTCAACAGGTAATTGCAGATAGAAATCCGTACTGCCAGGCAATTTTATAGAAATAGTAGTAAATTGAGTCATCAAAGAAAGAATTTGGTCCAAGCAATAgataatttgtttctttcttttttaaggTTCAAGACCCGGACAATTCCTCGCAAACCATATATGATTCATGGAGTGGTTCCAAAGGCACCCCTACAGTAAGGCTCTAAATGATTGAGTAGTTTCACTATGGGTAATTTCATTTTGGGGACTTTCTTAAGAATGAATCAGTCAGTCCCAATATTTTGGATCGTTTTGAAGTTTGGGAGGTTAGGAGGTGGAGGGTCTGATTACACAGCGTTTGTTCAACATGTTGGAGTCTCTACCATTGACATGTCCTTTGGGGGAGGTATATTTTTTCACTCCTCCTTTCTCGAATTTTTTAAACCATTCGGATCTAGAGATAAAACAGTAAGTGGTAGGTGGAATCCAGCCAGTAGTAGTTTGGATCAATTCATAAGCTGTTGCATGCGTTGCATCTTGGCGCACAAACTTGTACTTATGTCTTTTGGATTTTTCTTAAACATCTGTAACGAAAAATGATTCAAATGTACGTATAGGGTACCCTGTCTACCACTCTATGTATGATGACTTCACGTGGATgagaaaatttggggatcctaTGTTCCAAAGACATGTAGCAGGTATGTAAGTCCATTCGGTTTGTATGTCGATGTTACTACCTTCTGGATACATTTTCTGTTCATATAAACATGCTTTGAATAACTCTCATTTTTCACTCAGCTGCTAGCATTTGGGGGCTAGTTGCTCTTCATCTTGCCGATGATGAGTTGTTACCTTTTAACTACATGTTCTATGCAAAGGAACTGCAGGTATATATCTACATTCATAACCATTGTCACATTAAGGAAAGACTCCGCTTCATATATTTTATTTCGCACTATCGATCATCAACTAATTTATTTTCTATGGCAGGCAAGCACAAGGGAACTAGAAAAGAGAATCTCGGGCAAGAGTTTGAGCCTCCATCCATTGTACAGATCAATCCAAGAGCTTAAGAAAGCAGCTATTAAAATTGGTAAACAGAAAAAGGTACTCATATGAATTCACAAAAATTCTTGTATTAAGAGGATATCCAACTTAATACATACCACAACAAATTTTAGGTGTTGGAAGAAAGAATAAGTTGGGCATCGTTGTTGCGAAGAGATCCTTTGAAAGCAAGAGAGTTGAATGATCGATTAATGATGGCAGAACGAGCATTCACTGACAGAGACGGTCTCCCTGGGAGGCCATGGTACAAGCATTTGGTATAGATGTGTCTCATTTCTAGATTAACAACAAATTTTCAAACTCACGGTTCTTATTcgtataatttttcttattttgctttttttctttttgggttgATCAatttttctacagatttatggaccGTCAAAGTACAATGATTACGGGTCCAAATCGTTTCCCGGGATAGATGATGCTATTGAGAAGGCAAAGACCCTGAACACTATGGAATCATGGCGCCTGGTGCAACATGAAATTTGGAGAGTCTCTAGAGCCATAACACATGCATCATTAGTTCTCAACGGAAAACTAACTTGATCCCATAGATGTCATTATTTTTCCATAGTTGCTTAGATTTTTCAGCTCTACATAAACTTGCTTTAGCCATTATTGCATCAACTGTACGTAAATCTGGAACGACTATATATTTAGTGTACTTGATGGACAAAGTTAACTTAATTTGTTCAAGCATCACAGATGTTTCATACTATATATCATTAGTAGTCAGTGACTAGGATCTCATTATGAATCTACAGAGTTGATGTATGAGCAGTATTCCTTTACAAGCTCACCAAACAACGATCCCTCTTCGTTCATCAATTTCGTTGGTTCATCATATTCCACTATCTTACCTGCAGATATAAAGACAACATTAACTTCTATCAAGAACTAGAATGAAGTTCTATAAATATCTATAAAACTAACCGTCACTGATTGCAAGCACCAGTGTACTATCCATCACGGTTGGTATCCTATGAGCTACTGTGATAACTGTGCAACTCTCTGAACGCGGTACGTATGGTTCTTTGAAGTATAGAGTATGTCGCATTGTCTATTGAAGCAGTAGCTTCATCAAGCACCAATATCCGACTTCTCCTCAAAAGAGCTCGCCCCAAGCAAAATAGTTGTCGTTGTCCCATGCTCCAGTTTACACCATCTTGTTGAACTGCAATATATCAAAAGTTTCATACAAGAGAAAGGGGTAGATTAAAGAAAGAGCTGATGATGGTACTGAATTTTACATACCTAGACTACTTAATCCCTCTTTTTTCTCCTGTACAGTATCTCGAAGATGACATTTCTCGAGAACCTGAACGCATTTATGAAATATGAGATGAGTATAGCGACGTAGGAAATGTTCAATTGTTCCAGGTACTATTAAAAAAGCACGAAGAGATAGCAGAAAACATATATACCTCCCAAATTTCCTGGTCATTATGTTGAGACAATGGATCCAAATTGTATCTTACGGTTCCTTTAAAGCGAGTAGGATCTTGGGGTATAATCCCCAACCGCAATCTTAAATCATGCAGTCCAATTGTTGAGATGTCAATGCCGTCTATGACAATTTTTCCTCCGGTTGGTTCTACTATACGAAACAAAGCACTTATTAGAGTTGTCTTTCCACTACCAGTTCTGCCAACAATTCCAATCTTGTGTCCTTCTTCAAATGTGCAAGTGATCCCCTGAAGAACAAGTGGAGTATCGGCCCTATAACGTATCTGCTtaaatcatcaaatttcttaGAATATTTATCTTCTTTAAACAAGACTAGCTACTATAAAGTTATATACAAACTTCGCATATTTTACCTTTAAATCGTGGAGCTCAACTCTGCCCGAAGCAGGCCAACTTGGTACGGGCCGAGTTCCTTCTATGACTTCAGGAGCTTCACTAGGAACTTTCATGTACTGGCTAAGCCTTTCCACTGAAATAATATTATTTGCTAATATACACTGGATTTGAGTTGAGAATACAAGAGTCATATTCAACGAGAGACCATATGACAACGCCATTCCGACAAACCCTGTCATATCATAAGATTGGTAATCATAAAGCCCATTAGTCAATCCAAAAGAACATGAGAGTTCCATTCTATGCTTACCTGAACTGAAAGTTCCCTGAGGAAGCAAAACCAGTAACAGAGCTGAGGAACAAAGAACAATGACTGACAGTGTTTCCAAACGTTGGATGAACCACTCATTTGCGGAATAAATGTGAAAAGAAGGACTAGCATTTTTGTCAATGAGCTCAAGATTTCGAAGAAAGAATCGTTCTTCATTTTGAAAAGCTCTTATTGTCATTGCTCCTTCTATGGACTCCCAAGATGATTTGCTACCATAGACTTGGTTGTTCCATTAATTCGCATGAACTCTTTTGCAGAAGCGGAATAGTATCCCTGTTGTGCAAAAGTACGTTTTCCAACTCATCCACTAATTCCTTACAAAATTACTTATGAAGAAAAACTTCAATGTACTTTACCTGTAAGTATATCACCGAGAATGCAATCGGTATACAAACAAAGACGACTTGCCAGGTAATGACGGTCAGTACTCCAAGAGTAATATAAGTATTAGCAGTAACCACGATAGCAAATATTAAGTTGAATGCGATATCGAGGTCTACTATACTTAGATCAGAAGAGACCTGTAGAACAAATGTTTTAGGCTTGGTTAATTCTCTCAAACAAAATCCATAATCTTACTGTAACAGTAAGTGAGCGCATGAACTTACCCGGCTTAGTAATCTTCCCAGAGGAGTCGACTCATAAAAAGATATCGGTGCATGGAAAAGAGAATTCAGTAATTGAGAGAATAAAGACTTTGATGACTGCATGTTCAAAGCAACCGTAGAAAGACTTCTAACAGGTAAAAATAATATCAAGGTGCATCCAATCGCAAAGTACACTACTACTAGTCGCAGTTTGCTGACATGAGAGTTCTGAAGGTTTGAAGCCATCCAATAGTTTTGTAGTACTTGGCCggcaaaaaaaaagagttgcGGAAGTGttgctaaaaataaataaaagaagccTTTCTTTTGATTCAGATATTGTAGGTACGGCTTCCAGCCGGTGTTTCCAgttactttttcttctttcttaatcAACTGACGTCCTGCTGGTTCTTGAATCCCATTTTCTCGATATACGATATATTTTACCGGTATCTTTGGCGGATCGAGATTGCATTTCTTTGGAGGGTATCAACCTTAACGAGCCTTTCATTTCCAGCTGTATCTTTATGTGCATTGACAAGGTCATAAAATACTGAACTTGAAGCTAGTAGCGTATGATATGGAGATGCATGTTGGATTTCACCGTCTGACATCAGCTATCAAGCCAATAAGATGGTAGATTTCATCAAACTTTCAGCCATATATACAGAAGCAAGACTTGCAAGTCATGCTGATAAAACAAAGTTCATAACCTTTCAGTCATTAAGCTAGCAGTTTAATGGGATTTTAGTTGCAAACTGACCAGAACATAATCGAATGCTggaagaaaatcaacttggtgaGTCACAAGTAACACTGTCTTTCCTGAAAGTGCTCCCATAACGTATTCCTGAGAAACCGATTTAGCAAgcataaaaaaaaagaacaaatactGAGCAAAATAATTTGCAGTGGAAAGAGATTAATGATCTCACGTTAAATAAGCTGGTAGCAGTATGAGCATCAACTGCACTGAATGGATCATCCAAGAGATACATGTCAGCATCCTGATAGAGCGCACGAGCTAGTTGAATACGTTGCTTCTGACCACCACTAAGATTAATTCCTCGTTCTCCTATTTCAGTTAGATCACCGTATGGTAGCATTTCAAGATCCTTAAGCAGTGAGCACTTTTCCAATACGTCTTGGTATGTTTTCTTATCCAAGGTGCAcccaaacaaaatattttcttgtatacttcCTGACTGCATCCATGCCGTTTGAGAAACATAGGCCATCGTTCCGTAAACTTGAATCTGCGGAATGAATTTGGAAATTGGACACATTAAGTTTTCAACTTATCGTTAATTTTATTTAGAATGAAAAAAATGGGGTTTGTGTGTAATAAGAACTTACCGTGCCTTTTATGTACGGCACCTCTCCAAGAATTGCTGCTAAAAGTGTTGATTTACCTGCACCAACCTCTCCGCATATAGCCACTTTTTCACCAGGTTTAACCTCTAAATGAATGTTACTCAGAGTGTATTTTATAGGGTTCTCTTCCCATGAGAAATTAGCCGATTCGATGAATATGGAATGCTTAAGTTGCTCTTCATCATTTCCATTGTGTCTGACCTTCTCACTCTCCAATTCCGGTGTTGCAAGAAATTTTTTGATCCTTTCAAACGaaacttttgtttgaattacaacTGAAATAACATCAGGAACCAACTTCATAGGGTCTTGCACAATACGTAACGTTGCTATAAACGTGAACACGTTACTAGGATTCAAAGGAACCTTGAGAAAGTAACAAGCCCAAAAGGTTGCAGCAGCCACCATGACAGGTGATGCCCATAAGAGGAAACCATTAACCGCTTTCTGATACTGCATAGACAACAACCATTTGTACTCCTCATTTCTCAAGTTTTCGATAACATTTTTGAAATGAATCTCCCAAGCATACAACtttaagattttcatgttcattaAAGCTTCAGACATTGCCTTTAGTCTTCTATTCTGTACCCCCATAAGCTTTCTCTGATACTTGGTTTGAAATTTCCCTATAGGAATGTTCACTAACACGGTTAGTACTATGACAACCAAAGCTGCAGGGGTCGCAAGACCCACAGCATGAACAAGAACCGCCAAGCCTAGACAAATTTGGAGGATTAGTGCCCATATCTGATGAAACCAGTAAGCAAATTCACCAATTCTATATGCATCAACCGTGATATAACTAATTATCTCGCTTGATGAATTTGTTGTTTTAGCAGAACTAGAAAGTTTATTGCTTCTTATAAATAACTGCTGATAGTAATGATCTAATTCAAATACCCGTTATTCTACTAAGAAAATACCATTGGCGCTGCGATAACGATTCTAGCAATTTGGAGAACAACAATAGTATAGCTAAAACAGAACCTTCATGTTTAAAATCTTATTTTCCTTCTGCAACTTTAATGAAAGCACCAAGAAACAATGGACCAGAAGATAGAGTGATTACCTTGAGTAGTGCGCATAAACCCGATATGGCGATTTCTTTCCAATAACAATGAACAATTGCCCACAAAATTGATTGTGGTTGctgcaattgttgttgttgcataAATAGCATGTAACAAGTGCTTGCTCTATCTGAATTCCTTAACATGGGTATATCATCATCTTCAAGATTTTTGTGTTTTCCTTTCCTTATCAATGGATTTAACCACCAAAATGATAATCTACTAAGTAAACCAGCTTTAGCAAATGGTGTTTCCGTCTTAGAATCACTCATAGTCTCTATTTTCATTTAGAACGCTCAAAAAACAGAGGCAAAACAGAGTAAAGAGACCACTCTGTCTTTACCTCTCTTTACTCCCTCAATAAAACAACTTATCAAACATCTTATATGGGCTACCAACTAAGAACACACCCTAGTTGAATACAGTCTACTTGTTTTGACTGACGAACTCATAGACTATATATTCAGTGACAGAGTTAGGATTGAAAATTGGAAGGGGTTAAACAAAAAACAGACCGTATGACGGTGAAAGATAAGTAAGAAAGCAAATTTAAGAAATTGTTTTATGTAAATCAAAATATATACACATAGGCTTCTGGAGGCGGTTGGCACCATAAACCCTTTCCTAGATTATGATTTTTCCTACAAATTTTTCTTATAGAAGGTGGTTGTGCTGCGATACATGCGGTCATATGTGTGGTCTAAGGTGTTTTAATGTGAACAAAGTTTTTCTGTTGAAAGAACTATTTCAGTCAAGTTTGTAAACTACGTGCTGTTTCAGTCTGAACCTTATCTTACAGAAAATCGTCAAAGATAGAGTTTGAGAACTCTTGCAATTCTAGTGCATATGAGATGATCAACTTGCTAAAGATCATGTAAGTATGTAGCCCCATCAATGATTGAATTACATGGTCCCATACAAATAATGAATGTCAAAACATTAGGGAGAGTAGTTTTATACCATCCCGGAAAAAATATATATCGGATATTcatctattttttcttttagagaaTGTGATATATTCTATGTGTGAATGTTACAGATCATTGATTTGCTAGATTTCTAACTAATTACTCCCATAAGATTTGTTTATGTTTTCTTAAAAATTGAAATGTTATActataaaaatttaaaattttattgCTCAACTTTGAGACACCACCAATTGAGCTTATCATATGCTTAGTGATTTTAACCACAAATATATTCGTTCATATTCCCACTAAAGATTGATTAATTAGCTCTTAGGATATTGTATTTCA
Proteins encoded in this window:
- the LOC113340047 gene encoding probable glutamate carboxypeptidase LAMP1, whose amino-acid sequence is MFSNPKVPTTTLLITCSISLLLFFFSPCLPNYTTHHHHYLYTSLSDNSSISNNLQILTTRPHIAGSLHNADAAAYVLSTFNSYSPCMNSHIASYHVSLTYPSSRTLTLIRPHPEPPSGFNLTQENYSNNPYAHEVGPTFHAYAKSGTAVGRVVYANYGSVGDFKTLRQMGVNVSGTVVLARYGKIYRGDIISNACEEGALGVLLYTDRTDYGGPESFPDDKWMPPSGVQVGTVYRGAGDPSTPGWASTDSACERLSTDEIERRGEVPSIPSLPISSDDGEFILSAMGGKVAKDDWQGDSNAPIYRIGPGPGILNLTYQGNYVISKIENVIGVIEGVEEPDRFVILGNNRDAWTFGGVDPNSGTAVLLDIARRLGKLQKNGWRPRRTIMLCNWDAEEYGLIGSTEWVEENREMLASRAVAYLNIGTAVSGPGFHVSTTPQLDGLLKQVAQQVQDPDNSSQTIYDSWSGSKGTPTFGRLGGGGSDYTAFVQHVGVSTIDMSFGGGYPVYHSMYDDFTWMRKFGDPMFQRHVAAASIWGLVALHLADDELLPFNYMFYAKELQASTRELEKRISGKSLSLHPLYRSIQELKKAAIKIGKQKKVLEERISWASLLRRDPLKARELNDRLMMAERAFTDRDGLPGRPWYKHLIYGPSKYNDYGSKSFPGIDDAIEKAKTLNTMESWRLVQHEIWRVSRAITHASLVLNGKLT